In Acidisarcina polymorpha, the DNA window TGAAACGGTCCCTGAGTCCGCGCTGAACATCGTAGCGGATGCCCAGGTTCAGTGTCAGGCGAGGGTTCACGCGCCAGTTGTCCTGGAAGTAGACCGCCCATACCGGCTGGCCCTCCATGACCGTCCGGTTCCAGTCGATATTGCCAGGACCCACGTTCGTATTCTCGGGTTGAGAAGGGACGCCTAAATACAGCGAAGCGAGGGCGGAACCGTTGGGCGCGTTCGACGTGCAGGTATTATTGTTGCCCGAGGCGGCCGTGGCGGGATAGCAGTTCTTGTTCTGTGGATTGTATTGCGTGAATCCTGAACCGAAGCCGAAGGTGCCATTCGCATGTCCGACGTTGCCTGGATTGCCGTACTGAAATTCGTCGATCTCGCCCCCGAATTCGAGGGTGTGCGCTCCCGCTGTCTTGGTGAGATCCGCATCGAGCGTGAAGTTGTTGGTGATATCCAGGTTGGATACGTTTCCGAAGACGGTCCGATCGCCGACGAGGCCGGTACCCCAATTGTCGCCGACGTTGAATTCAGGCAGGAATCTCGATGTTGTCGTGGGGGGAAGCGGCAACGACAGCCCAAGGGTGCTCGGGTCGCTTTGCTGGGATAGATCGCCATCCGGCGAAGCCTCCAGGAAGCGGTCGAACGATATTTTGAAGTCGCCCAGGAGGCTCGGCGAGAAGACATGGGTGACATCCTGCGATGCGACCCAGTTCTGATGGATCCAATTGATGTTCCCGTTGGCCGCGACTCCGCTCAGACCGTTGTTGCTGCGGAATTCCGTTCCATGCCAGTACAGGAAGTAGCTGTAGAGCTTGGTCTTCTCGGTCAAGTTATAGTCGACCCGAATCTGCGGCTGGTTGTAGTCGTAGAGATCGGGGTTGTGCCCGAGATAATTGTTGCCCTTCACCAGATTCTGCGTCCCAGGAATATTAGGCAGCGGAATAAACTTCAGGACGGCGGCAGCCGTGGGGTTGATCTGGGCGCCGGGAATCGCATTGTTCGCGAAGGGCAGCTGCGCCACATGATTGCTGTTGCACGCGGTGACTGGCCCGCCATCCAGACAATAGGCTGTTCCAGGCTGATAGATGGGAAGTCCGGTCGGAAACTCGGCGGGGTCCATCGTTTGGACGAGGCTGAAATCGACCCCAGGATTCCCGTTGTACCCAGGACGCAGGAAGGCTGGAGGTACGTTGGTCAGAAGCGTACTCCCGATAGATTGCCGGTAGCCTTCGAAGCCGAAGAAGAAGAAGAGCTTGTTCTTAATGATCGGGCCGCCGGCGGTGATCCAGAATTGGTTCTGAACCTCTCCCTGGCGCGGCGTGCCGCTAAGGTTGTTTTGGAAGTTGTTCGCGTTCATGAAACCACCTTCGTAGGCGTACCTCGCGGTGCCATGATATTGGTCGCCGCCGGCCTTGCTGACGATGTTGACTGTGCCGCCGCTCGTCCTTCCAAAACGGGCGTCGTATGTCGAAGTCATCACGTTCACTTCCTCGATGCTGTCGATGTTGGGAGAGACCGTCCATTCTCCTGGGCTGTGGTTGCCATAGCCGGTCTGGCTGGTGATGTTGACTCCGTTCAGGGTGAACTGGTTGTTTCCGACGATGCCTCCGCCGATCGTGTAGGAATTCGTGACATCCCACCCGCGAGTGCCTGAATTTCCAGCCGGTCCAAACCCGGTGGTGGTGAACTGGCTCCCCGGAGTGGTGCCAATCAGCATGTAGGACTGGCCGCCGTTCAGTGGCACGCCTTCCAGTTCGCGCTGATCGAGCACGGTGCTGCCTGACGCGGTGGAAGTCTCCAACTCCGCCGGCGCGGTTGTCACCTCGACCCGCTGGCTGAGAGAACCGACCTCCAGCTTGAAGTTCTGTGTGAACGTCTGGGCGGCCAACAGGAGGACCTTGTCCTGGACGGTGGTCTTGAAGCCGGCGGCGGTCGCGGTCACGGTGTAAGTGCCGGGAAGCACGTACGGGATGTAGTAGTCGCCTTTGCTGCTCGATTTGGCGGTGTAGGAGGTCCCCGATTCACGTTGACGGCGGCGATGGTGGCGTTCTGAATGAGCGCCCCGGAGGGGTCGGAGACTTGCCCGGTGAGGACCGCGCGGAACTCCTGCGCGTGGATCTGGAAAACAGCGAACATGAGCGCGAGCAGCAACGCCCCTTTCATTCCCGAGCTGATATGACGGTGCATT includes these proteins:
- a CDS encoding carboxypeptidase-like regulatory domain-containing protein, whose amino-acid sequence is MHRHISSGMKGALLLALMFAVFQIHAQEFRAVLTGQVSDPSGALIQNATIAAVNVNRGPPTPPNRAAKATTTSRTCFPALTP